The following proteins are encoded in a genomic region of Sorangiineae bacterium MSr12523:
- a CDS encoding ATP-binding protein: MLDSSYFDRDIVALRRKGLVPTDVSDVLELHWSGELFAAWEQAGKLLAAYAEREEETPPLLASEHALMTVKLGRSLPEVAPSLLAKDRLAMLVYEYARFHSMFFVSHRAAMLSLWRLFLIGFWAPSSGIYGLVIYNAGHTMATWGWPLVGYPIARFFFNRTASRVQRRGKTRFCDNVIVATFLYTVLVSARLKHIETVTHQTQALLPRDPYYQTLFLVSSLYAAAYSGNHARAEVVSALFLELHEKGQLLRYRPIAEIMPLVPLALRGYGHLVEKELATVIARHETLRPDVGHVIDSAFFRAAALVTLSTGKFADAKSYILRAIRHRELTRSFQTWQKIDRKILSMAERHETFVPDTNFFGVSLRTHVPVTLGKLLLDLVSAMPAALTGGLRAFEDRAFDLLRRHLDCLSGEIRPAPAKFSENLPQIRIGTRYLVLKGIGEERIPAVDKLFASVAPALAILEHNIRDMLALKAENDRNARAVAITRTTQMLAHDVRRPFQLLRVGLQSLGKVGTYDEAKDVVRTLLPEVERATRDVDNLIADTMNIGDYPTPEPTPLEALVTESLRDVFAPRPDCNIELRYDGVEGDLHLAVDPVRMRRALSNVISNAVEAMQGVGFIWMVSGPAREEGFCELRIGNSGPAIPEDQMGRIFEAFHSAGKPGGTGLGLAIAQRVILAHGGEIDCANVAEGVEFRLTLPVAPARSRVARAGLPTHSRELAVSAIPEPPASTPEQFGTRRRSELALVDDSRAIYLAWRAAIGEDAIVRYYRSPVAFWTALEQEPDLLDRFQALVTDYRFSNREESGSTLALQVRRRRPDLPIFVSSSGILEKVDVDGIFDRVIEKGGLPSWASLQGMIASVRTSIATTKDAGDIRANTQ, translated from the coding sequence ATGCTCGATAGCTCCTATTTCGATCGCGACATCGTTGCGTTGCGCCGCAAAGGACTGGTCCCCACCGACGTGTCCGACGTCCTCGAGCTGCATTGGTCGGGGGAGCTCTTTGCGGCCTGGGAGCAAGCGGGCAAGCTTTTGGCCGCCTACGCTGAACGCGAGGAGGAAACGCCGCCGCTTCTGGCCTCGGAGCATGCGCTGATGACCGTGAAGCTCGGACGGAGCCTGCCCGAGGTGGCCCCGTCCTTGCTCGCGAAGGATCGGCTCGCGATGCTCGTCTACGAGTATGCGCGCTTCCACTCGATGTTCTTCGTGAGCCATCGCGCCGCGATGCTCTCGCTCTGGCGGCTGTTCTTGATTGGCTTTTGGGCGCCGAGCTCGGGCATCTACGGGCTCGTGATCTACAACGCGGGTCACACGATGGCCACGTGGGGGTGGCCGCTCGTCGGATATCCCATTGCGCGGTTCTTCTTCAATCGCACCGCATCGCGGGTGCAGCGGCGCGGAAAAACGCGCTTCTGCGATAATGTCATTGTAGCGACATTCCTCTATACCGTCCTCGTCAGCGCTCGCTTGAAGCACATCGAGACGGTGACCCATCAAACGCAGGCACTCTTGCCGCGTGATCCTTATTACCAAACGCTCTTCCTCGTGAGCTCGCTCTATGCGGCCGCCTATTCGGGCAACCATGCCCGTGCGGAGGTCGTATCGGCGCTCTTTTTGGAGTTGCACGAGAAAGGGCAGCTTCTTCGCTACCGGCCCATCGCCGAGATCATGCCGCTCGTTCCGCTCGCCTTGCGGGGATACGGGCATCTCGTGGAGAAGGAGCTCGCGACCGTCATTGCACGGCACGAGACCTTGCGGCCCGACGTGGGGCACGTCATCGACTCCGCTTTCTTTCGTGCGGCCGCCCTCGTTACGCTGTCCACCGGGAAGTTCGCCGACGCCAAGAGTTACATTCTGCGGGCCATTCGACACCGCGAGCTCACGCGATCCTTTCAGACCTGGCAAAAGATCGATCGCAAGATCCTGAGCATGGCCGAGCGCCACGAGACGTTCGTGCCCGATACGAATTTCTTCGGCGTCAGCTTGCGGACGCACGTGCCCGTTACCCTGGGCAAGCTGCTGCTCGATCTGGTGAGCGCCATGCCTGCTGCCCTCACGGGCGGCCTTCGCGCGTTCGAAGACCGCGCGTTCGATCTGCTGCGCCGCCACCTCGACTGCCTCAGTGGAGAGATCCGTCCAGCGCCGGCGAAGTTCTCGGAGAACCTTCCGCAGATCCGAATCGGGACACGCTACCTCGTGCTCAAGGGCATCGGCGAGGAGCGCATTCCGGCGGTGGACAAACTTTTCGCGTCCGTCGCGCCCGCCTTGGCCATACTGGAGCATAACATCCGCGACATGCTGGCCCTTAAGGCCGAAAACGACCGCAACGCCCGGGCGGTCGCCATCACGCGCACCACGCAGATGCTCGCCCACGATGTGAGGCGTCCCTTCCAACTTTTGCGTGTCGGCCTCCAATCGCTCGGCAAGGTGGGCACGTACGACGAGGCAAAGGATGTCGTGCGCACCCTTCTTCCCGAGGTCGAACGCGCCACACGCGACGTGGACAACCTGATTGCCGACACGATGAACATCGGCGATTACCCCACCCCCGAACCTACTCCGCTGGAGGCCTTGGTCACCGAGAGCCTTCGCGATGTGTTCGCGCCACGGCCCGACTGCAATATCGAACTGCGCTACGACGGGGTGGAAGGAGATTTGCATCTCGCAGTCGATCCTGTTCGCATGCGACGCGCTCTCTCCAATGTGATCTCCAATGCCGTCGAGGCCATGCAGGGCGTTGGCTTCATCTGGATGGTGAGCGGGCCGGCACGGGAAGAAGGCTTTTGCGAGCTGCGCATCGGCAATTCGGGCCCGGCCATTCCCGAGGACCAGATGGGCCGTATTTTCGAGGCCTTCCATTCGGCGGGCAAACCCGGAGGAACCGGGCTCGGTCTGGCCATCGCGCAACGGGTGATTTTGGCCCACGGCGGCGAAATCGACTGCGCGAACGTGGCCGAGGGCGTGGAGTTTCGTCTGACGTTGCCCGTGGCGCCGGCACGGAGTCGGGTCGCGCGCGCGGGGCTGCCCACGCATAGCCGGGAGCTTGCGGTGTCGGCGATACCCGAGCCGCCGGCGTCGACCCCGGAGCAATTCGGAACGCGGCGGCGAAGCGAGCTCGCGCTGGTCGATGACTCGCGGGCCATCTACCTGGCGTGGCGGGCCGCCATTGGAGAGGACGCAATCGTCCGCTACTACCGGTCGCCTGTGGCCTTCTGGACCGCCCTCGAGCAGGAGCCCGACCTGCTGGACCGGTTCCAGGCCCTGGTCACCGACTACCGGTTTTCGAATCGCGAGGAGAGTGGCTCGACGTTGGCCCTCCAAGTGCGACGCCGGAGACCGGATCTTCCCATTTTCGTGAGCTCCTCGGGCATCCTGGAGAAGGTGGACGTGGACGGGATCTTCGATCGCGTCATCGAAAAAGGCGGACTGCCCTCGTGGGCATCGCTCCAAGGGATGATCGCGAGCGTGCGCACGAGCATCGCAACGACCAAAGACGCAGGAGATATCAGGGCGAACACGCAATGA
- a CDS encoding acyl-CoA thioesterase: protein MTPRKFRTHHRVSFNHLDPFGHLSATNYLPLFLEHRWTAFREEMGYDYATIASWPIVFYIRRTTQEFIIPIFADEELEITSWVVSMGKMDSTVRSEIRKKTSGKLAATCEFELVCMSKETRRPTPWLKDVTARLFEDAILPATHHLEEQRLEATAC from the coding sequence ATGACACCTCGAAAATTTCGCACCCATCACCGCGTGTCGTTCAATCACCTCGATCCGTTTGGACATCTGAGCGCGACGAACTACCTTCCGCTCTTCCTCGAACACCGCTGGACGGCGTTCCGTGAGGAGATGGGTTACGACTACGCAACGATCGCGAGTTGGCCGATCGTCTTTTACATCCGGCGCACCACCCAGGAATTCATCATTCCGATCTTCGCCGACGAAGAGCTGGAGATCACTTCGTGGGTGGTCAGCATGGGAAAGATGGATTCGACGGTACGGAGCGAGATCCGAAAAAAGACCTCCGGAAAGCTGGCGGCGACCTGCGAATTCGAACTTGTTTGCATGTCCAAGGAAACGCGACGGCCGACCCCGTGGTTGAAGGACGTGACGGCGCGCCTGTTCGAGGACGCGATTCTGCCCGCCACGCACCATCTCGAGGAGCAGCGGCTCGAGGCAACAGCATGCTGA
- a CDS encoding sigma-54 dependent transcriptional regulator — MRILVVDDDRATRRQLVYIVKELPDLEVHEAGSQAEAHALLERHTIDIALIDLRLNAADPDNRDGLGLVREVRARAATPIVVSGSDGMHDVREAMRFGAHDYILKEELSSDFVLPILKSLCSQRQLEKEVITLRSKRYPPPTDSLIGPSVAMQRLREILQRVSVSDRPVLVTGPTGSGKELAVRAIHALGGHPDQPFLDLNCGAFPESLIESQLFGHERGAFTGADRKQEGFFAAVRQGTLFLDEIAELPLELQAKLLRVLETRTYRPVGASQARTFEGRVVAATHADLEERVAKGQFREDLFYRLNVLEVTVPSLDERREDIPSLVAHFAAKQSRPLEFTATAVEMLTNASWPGNVRQLRNLVDRLAVFTESRVTPELISSLPGRNKLKEAAPLAELVRAVLRLPDVDKMQLMTNALVDEAMRLSEGNKTAAARLLGVHRKVVERYVSRADSANGLDADD; from the coding sequence ATGAGAATCCTCGTCGTGGACGACGACCGTGCGACCCGAAGGCAACTCGTCTACATCGTCAAAGAGCTGCCCGATTTGGAAGTGCATGAAGCGGGCTCTCAGGCGGAAGCGCATGCCTTGCTGGAGCGCCACACCATCGATATCGCACTCATCGATCTGCGGTTGAATGCGGCCGACCCGGACAACCGCGACGGTCTCGGGCTCGTGCGTGAGGTGCGTGCGCGTGCGGCCACGCCCATCGTCGTGAGCGGTTCCGACGGCATGCACGACGTGCGGGAGGCCATGCGCTTCGGCGCGCACGATTACATTCTGAAAGAGGAGCTCAGCTCCGATTTCGTCCTGCCGATTCTCAAGAGCCTCTGTAGCCAGCGGCAGCTCGAAAAAGAGGTCATCACCCTTCGTTCCAAACGCTACCCGCCGCCCACGGATTCCCTCATCGGCCCCTCCGTGGCGATGCAGCGCCTTCGCGAGATCCTTCAGCGCGTCTCCGTCTCCGATCGTCCCGTCCTGGTTACGGGACCCACGGGATCCGGCAAGGAGCTCGCCGTGCGTGCCATCCATGCTCTCGGCGGTCATCCGGACCAGCCATTTCTCGATTTGAATTGCGGCGCCTTTCCCGAATCGCTCATCGAGTCGCAGCTTTTCGGACACGAGCGCGGTGCCTTCACCGGGGCCGATCGCAAGCAGGAAGGCTTCTTCGCGGCGGTGCGGCAGGGAACCTTGTTCCTCGACGAGATTGCCGAGCTGCCCTTGGAGCTTCAAGCCAAATTGCTGCGCGTTCTCGAGACGAGGACCTACCGTCCCGTCGGGGCATCGCAGGCTCGCACCTTCGAGGGCCGCGTGGTGGCCGCCACACATGCAGACTTGGAAGAGCGTGTTGCCAAGGGGCAATTTCGAGAAGATCTCTTTTATCGCCTCAACGTATTGGAAGTCACCGTGCCCTCGCTCGATGAGCGTCGAGAAGACATCCCGTCGTTGGTCGCGCACTTCGCGGCGAAGCAATCGCGCCCCCTCGAGTTCACCGCCACGGCGGTGGAGATGCTCACCAATGCATCGTGGCCTGGCAACGTTCGTCAGCTGCGCAACTTGGTCGATCGACTCGCCGTATTCACCGAATCCCGTGTCACGCCCGAATTGATTTCGTCGCTCCCCGGGCGCAACAAATTGAAGGAAGCCGCACCCCTTGCGGAGCTCGTTCGAGCGGTGCTGCGCTTGCCCGATGTCGACAAGATGCAGCTCATGACCAATGCCTTGGTCGACGAAGCAATGCGCCTCTCCGAGGGCAACAAGACGGCTGCCGCGCGCCTGTTGGGCGTCCACCGCAAGGTGGTGGAGCGTTATGTCTCGCGCGCTGACTCCGCGAACGGACTCGACGCCGACGACTGA
- a CDS encoding ATP-binding protein — MLHISYFNRDIVAVRGQGSLPPEVVRVLELHWCGELFAAREMANKLLVRWEGAPPPLLVAEHALMTVKLGRSLPDVKPSALAGQWLARVVHEYARFLAMRLAPNEALVSLRRLFVLGLRTPASGLIGLVVFALGHLLTVRGWSRIGFPVARFFFHRTARRVGLRGKSRFSEDFVLATFLYTVLAGARLTMLESVSQRTQPLLPKDPFYQGLFLVSSLYTAAYSGDHARTEVVSAQYLALQETAQLRRYTPLAEILPLLPMALRGYGHLVADALSGVIARHEARKDDVDHAVHVPFFRTAALISLSAGRFGNAKIYITRAIRHLRLTKSFQSWNAIDQRILSMAEGHETFTPDSPNFFGIQLETTVPTSLGKLLCDLVSAIPASRSEGAQGFEERVFELLRRHLDCPHAEVRTTPAEFSQGIPQIRVGKRFFLAHGLGRKRAHTVDRIFAAVAPVLAILEHDILQMSIEPRADSDTQTITIHRSTQMLAHDVRRPFQLLRIGLESLGAVRTQGEALEVVRTLLPEVQRASQDVDHLIEDTMRMSRGPKPVPTPVDELVMGSLRDVFAARPDCEIELRYDGIEGDVHLSVDPVRMRRALSNVISNAVEAMQGAGVIWFALAPARDNEGFHELRIGNSGPPIAEEQLARIFDAFYSSGKPGGTGLGLAIAQRVVLAHAGHIGCANVPNGVEFRLTLPGAQARRRNVRAGSMPAHCHELSVTTGPTRRGPRQEIALVDDSRAIYLAWRATIGDDAKLRYFRSPAAFWETIEEETGFLERLFAVVTDFRFSNREDCGSKLAATLRQRRPDLPILVSSSGILEDVDVEGIFDGVIEKGGLSWPQLEQLVASVRATEWSTAVSTGRFPAERSKTTSG; from the coding sequence ATGCTCCATATCTCGTATTTCAATCGCGATATCGTGGCGGTGCGCGGTCAAGGGAGCTTGCCGCCCGAGGTCGTTCGTGTGCTCGAGCTGCATTGGTGCGGGGAGCTCTTCGCCGCTCGTGAAATGGCAAACAAGCTTCTCGTGCGATGGGAAGGTGCGCCGCCGCCCCTTCTCGTCGCCGAGCATGCGCTCATGACGGTGAAGCTAGGGCGGAGCCTGCCGGACGTGAAGCCATCGGCGCTCGCGGGCCAGTGGCTTGCCCGTGTCGTGCACGAATATGCGCGTTTCCTGGCGATGCGATTGGCTCCCAATGAGGCCTTGGTTTCGCTCCGGCGGCTGTTCGTCCTCGGGTTGCGAACCCCAGCGTCGGGCCTCATCGGGCTCGTGGTCTTCGCGCTCGGCCATCTCCTCACCGTGCGCGGCTGGTCGCGAATCGGCTTTCCGGTCGCTCGATTCTTCTTTCATCGCACGGCCCGGCGCGTGGGCTTACGCGGGAAATCTCGGTTTTCCGAAGACTTCGTCCTCGCAACGTTTCTTTACACCGTGCTCGCCGGCGCGCGGTTGACGATGCTCGAATCGGTGTCGCAACGGACGCAGCCGCTTTTGCCGAAAGACCCTTTCTACCAGGGACTCTTTCTCGTGAGCTCGCTCTACACGGCGGCGTATTCCGGCGACCACGCACGCACCGAGGTCGTGTCGGCACAATACCTCGCGCTGCAGGAGACGGCGCAGCTCCGTCGCTATACTCCGCTTGCCGAAATTCTGCCCCTGCTCCCCATGGCCCTTCGCGGCTACGGGCACCTCGTCGCCGATGCCCTCTCGGGCGTGATCGCACGCCACGAGGCACGCAAGGACGACGTGGATCACGCGGTCCACGTCCCTTTCTTCCGCACAGCGGCACTCATTTCCCTCTCGGCGGGAAGGTTTGGCAATGCCAAGATCTACATCACGCGAGCGATACGGCATCTCCGGCTGACTAAATCGTTTCAGAGTTGGAATGCCATCGACCAGCGAATTCTTTCGATGGCCGAGGGCCACGAGACATTCACCCCGGACAGTCCGAATTTCTTCGGCATCCAGCTCGAGACCACGGTTCCAACGTCGCTCGGCAAGCTCCTCTGTGATCTCGTGAGTGCCATACCGGCATCGCGTTCCGAGGGAGCGCAAGGCTTCGAGGAACGCGTCTTCGAGTTGCTGCGACGCCACCTCGATTGCCCCCACGCCGAAGTTCGTACGACCCCCGCGGAGTTCTCCCAGGGGATTCCGCAGATCCGGGTGGGAAAACGCTTCTTTCTTGCCCATGGACTGGGTCGGAAGCGCGCGCACACCGTGGACAGAATCTTCGCCGCCGTCGCACCCGTGCTTGCGATTCTCGAGCACGACATTCTGCAGATGTCGATCGAACCCCGCGCGGATAGTGACACCCAGACCATCACCATTCACCGCTCGACGCAGATGCTCGCGCACGACGTTCGGCGTCCATTCCAATTGCTCCGCATCGGCCTCGAGTCGCTGGGGGCGGTGCGCACGCAGGGCGAGGCGCTGGAGGTCGTACGCACACTCTTGCCCGAGGTGCAGCGCGCCAGCCAGGACGTCGATCATCTCATTGAAGATACAATGAGGATGAGCCGCGGTCCCAAACCGGTCCCCACGCCTGTCGACGAGTTGGTCATGGGAAGTCTCCGCGATGTCTTCGCGGCACGCCCGGACTGCGAAATCGAACTTCGTTACGATGGAATCGAAGGCGACGTGCACCTTTCGGTCGATCCCGTTCGAATGCGGCGTGCCCTCTCCAACGTGATCTCCAATGCCGTCGAGGCCATGCAGGGAGCCGGGGTCATCTGGTTCGCGCTCGCTCCTGCACGCGACAACGAGGGCTTCCACGAATTGCGAATTGGAAACTCCGGGCCACCCATCGCGGAAGAGCAATTGGCCCGCATCTTCGACGCGTTTTACTCGTCGGGCAAACCCGGCGGGACGGGACTCGGTCTGGCGATCGCCCAGCGTGTGGTCCTTGCGCACGCCGGCCATATCGGCTGCGCGAACGTCCCCAATGGCGTCGAATTTCGGCTGACGCTCCCGGGTGCGCAGGCACGCCGGCGCAATGTGCGAGCGGGGTCCATGCCCGCGCACTGCCACGAGCTCTCCGTGACCACGGGACCAACGCGCAGAGGCCCGCGCCAGGAGATCGCGCTCGTCGACGACTCGCGAGCGATTTATCTCGCGTGGCGCGCGACCATCGGCGACGACGCCAAACTTCGCTACTTCCGCTCCCCGGCCGCATTCTGGGAGACCATCGAGGAGGAGACGGGTTTTCTCGAGCGGCTGTTCGCCGTCGTCACGGATTTCCGATTCTCCAACCGTGAGGACTGCGGCTCGAAGTTGGCGGCCACCCTCCGGCAGCGGCGTCCCGATTTGCCGATTCTGGTGAGCTCTTCCGGCATTCTGGAAGATGTCGACGTGGAAGGTATCTTCGATGGCGTCATCGAGAAGGGCGGCCTCTCGTGGCCCCAACTCGAACAGCTCGTCGCGAGCGTGCGCGCAACGGAGTGGAGCACAGCGGTCAGTACCGGACGGTTCCCAGCGGAGAGGTCGAAGACGACCTCCGGGTAA
- a CDS encoding sigma-54 dependent transcriptional regulator: MRMLVVDDDCATRRQLVYIARELPEVEVLEAASQKDAHALLERRSIDVALIDLRLDAADPDNRDGLALVREVRARAATPIVVSGSDGMHDVRQAMRFGAHDYLLKEELSSDLVLPILRRLCNQRVLEKEVITLRSKRFPSPMDSLIGPSAAMQRLRDVLQRVSLSDRPVLVTGPTGAGKELAVRAIHALGSHPDEPFLDLNCGAFPESLIESQLFGHERGAFTGADRKQQGFFTAVGRGTLFLDEIAELPLELQAKLLRVLETKTYRPVGASQTRVFEGRVIAATHADLEERVSRGLFREDLFYRLNVLEVTVPSLDERRDDIPALIAHFSAKQTQPLEFTAAAIEMLRDVPWPGNVRQLRNLVDRLAVFTESVVTPELIVSLAGRSKQKEGAALAGLIRAVLRLPDADKLQLMTTALVDEAMRLSDGNKTAAARLLGVHRKVVERCLSRTEATSHQNA; the protein is encoded by the coding sequence ATGAGAATGCTCGTCGTAGATGACGACTGCGCAACCAGGCGTCAGCTCGTTTACATCGCTAGGGAGCTGCCCGAGGTCGAGGTGCTCGAAGCGGCCTCGCAGAAGGATGCTCATGCGTTGCTCGAACGTCGCTCCATCGATGTCGCACTCATCGATTTGAGACTCGATGCGGCCGATCCCGACAATCGCGACGGCCTCGCCCTGGTGCGCGAGGTGCGTGCGCGTGCGGCCACGCCCATCGTCGTGAGTGGTTCGGACGGCATGCACGATGTTCGTCAAGCCATGCGCTTCGGTGCCCACGACTACCTCCTCAAAGAGGAGCTCAGCTCCGATTTGGTGCTCCCCATCCTTCGGCGCCTGTGCAACCAGCGGGTGCTCGAGAAAGAGGTCATCACGCTGCGCTCGAAGCGTTTCCCCTCACCCATGGACTCCTTGATCGGGCCCTCCGCCGCCATGCAACGTCTGCGGGACGTTCTGCAGCGCGTCTCCCTGTCGGACAGGCCCGTGCTCGTCACCGGTCCAACGGGCGCGGGCAAGGAGCTCGCTGTTCGCGCCATCCACGCCCTCGGGAGCCATCCCGATGAGCCTTTTCTCGATTTGAACTGCGGCGCGTTTCCGGAGTCGCTCATCGAGTCGCAACTTTTCGGTCACGAGCGCGGTGCCTTCACCGGCGCCGATCGCAAGCAACAAGGGTTCTTCACGGCCGTCGGCCGCGGCACGCTGTTCCTCGACGAGATTGCCGAATTGCCACTCGAGCTGCAGGCCAAATTGCTGCGCGTGCTCGAGACGAAGACCTACCGGCCCGTCGGGGCATCGCAAACGCGCGTCTTCGAAGGACGCGTCATCGCCGCCACCCACGCGGATCTGGAGGAGCGTGTCTCGCGGGGCCTGTTTCGCGAGGACCTGTTCTATCGGCTCAATGTTCTCGAGGTGACCGTTCCCTCGCTGGACGAGCGCCGCGACGACATCCCGGCACTCATTGCGCATTTCAGCGCGAAGCAAACGCAGCCACTCGAATTCACGGCGGCGGCAATCGAAATGCTCCGCGACGTGCCTTGGCCCGGCAATGTGCGCCAGCTTCGTAACCTCGTCGATCGCCTCGCCGTGTTCACGGAGTCGGTGGTAACGCCCGAGTTGATCGTGTCCCTCGCAGGCCGCAGCAAGCAGAAGGAAGGCGCAGCGCTCGCAGGGCTGATCCGGGCGGTTCTTCGGCTGCCCGACGCCGACAAACTGCAGCTCATGACCACTGCGCTGGTCGACGAAGCCATGCGGCTCTCGGATGGCAACAAGACGGCCGCCGCGCGGCTTCTCGGAGTCCACCGCAAAGTGGTGGAGCGGTGCCTCTCGCGGACCGAGGCTACGAGTCACCAGAACGCGTAA
- a CDS encoding acyltransferase domain-containing protein, which translates to MNSRRVVFMFSGQGSQYHGMGRRLFEEDSIFRDELMELESCAQLLSGRSVIDAFLQPERRGSFTRLSDTHPAVFMVEVALARRLAYDGIMPDVVLGASLGEFAALVTAGALSAEDALRIVIGHSLAVERNCPKGGMLAILASPDLFEREPALFAETWLAATHFERHFVVSGSTEAIAATMGRLRKCGIVCSQLSVNYAFHSPLVKAAEGTFLSLMTSAHWQEARCPVVSCAEGGVMRGTTPAVGSGITAKPIQFSRAVASIEADGPCTYIDLGPSGTLATFLRCLLPKSSDSIAMRTLSSEGREVRNLEQIIHHFGGMAIKSGIRNANGAPSHQRWTA; encoded by the coding sequence ATGAATAGCCGCCGCGTCGTATTCATGTTCTCCGGCCAGGGATCCCAATACCACGGGATGGGGAGGAGACTATTCGAAGAGGATTCCATCTTTCGCGACGAGCTCATGGAGCTCGAATCGTGCGCGCAATTGCTCAGTGGAAGATCGGTTATCGACGCCTTCTTGCAACCGGAGCGACGCGGATCGTTCACGCGCCTCTCGGATACTCACCCCGCCGTGTTCATGGTGGAGGTCGCGCTGGCGCGCCGTCTGGCCTACGATGGAATCATGCCCGACGTCGTTCTCGGGGCGAGCCTCGGCGAATTCGCGGCCCTGGTTACGGCAGGCGCGCTGAGCGCGGAGGATGCGCTTCGCATCGTCATCGGTCACTCGTTGGCCGTGGAGCGGAACTGCCCGAAGGGTGGAATGCTCGCCATTCTGGCCTCGCCGGACCTTTTCGAGCGCGAGCCGGCGCTTTTCGCGGAGACGTGGCTCGCTGCCACGCACTTCGAGCGGCACTTCGTCGTGTCCGGATCGACGGAAGCCATTGCCGCGACAATGGGCCGTTTGCGCAAGTGCGGAATCGTATGTTCGCAGCTTTCCGTGAATTACGCTTTTCACTCGCCGCTGGTGAAGGCCGCGGAGGGCACGTTTCTTTCCCTCATGACATCGGCCCACTGGCAAGAGGCTCGCTGCCCGGTGGTATCGTGCGCCGAAGGAGGCGTGATGCGGGGAACGACGCCCGCCGTTGGTTCGGGAATCACGGCCAAGCCGATTCAATTCTCTCGGGCCGTTGCATCCATCGAGGCCGACGGCCCATGCACGTACATCGACCTCGGGCCGTCCGGAACACTGGCCACCTTTCTCAGGTGCCTGCTCCCCAAATCGAGTGATTCGATCGCCATGCGCACGCTGTCGTCGGAGGGGAGGGAGGTCCGAAATCTCGAGCAGATTATCCATCATTTCGGGGGAATGGCGATCAAGAGCGGGATTCGAAACGCGAACGGGGCACCTTCCCACCAGCGGTGGACGGCATGA
- a CDS encoding trypsin-like serine protease, which translates to MKHSLFLAMALAAVTGCSAQAADNEVVGESNSQIIGGTVDNGDPSVVYIVMDGKYGCSGSVISSTVVLTAAHCLAGFSSFEVRTGTNAGSSPTSKLAVKEVHAHPSYNPNGSADQKYDIGVIVLSKATSLSPLTISRTALTNSAIGKDVRLVGYGWNDGVSKSGGGVKRQVTVDLNELKSDDFSVGEYGHTSCHGDSGGPAFLGGKIIGVTSYGYDYPWEACIDAGFYTRVDLYTSFIDQYTR; encoded by the coding sequence ATGAAGCACTCTCTGTTTTTGGCAATGGCCTTGGCCGCGGTGACCGGTTGCAGTGCACAGGCTGCGGACAATGAAGTGGTGGGCGAATCGAACAGCCAAATCATCGGCGGGACGGTGGACAATGGCGATCCGTCGGTCGTCTACATCGTCATGGACGGCAAATACGGGTGTTCGGGCTCGGTGATCAGCAGCACCGTGGTCCTCACCGCGGCCCACTGCCTTGCCGGGTTCAGCTCCTTCGAGGTGCGCACGGGAACCAACGCGGGCTCGAGCCCCACGTCGAAGCTGGCCGTCAAAGAAGTGCACGCGCATCCCTCGTACAATCCCAATGGGTCGGCGGACCAAAAGTACGACATCGGCGTCATCGTTCTTTCGAAGGCAACGAGTCTTTCGCCGCTCACCATCAGCCGCACCGCACTCACGAATTCGGCCATCGGCAAGGACGTTCGCCTCGTGGGCTACGGCTGGAACGACGGTGTGTCGAAGTCGGGCGGCGGCGTCAAACGCCAAGTGACGGTCGACCTCAACGAGTTGAAATCGGATGACTTTTCCGTCGGTGAATACGGTCACACGTCATGCCACGGCGATTCGGGCGGTCCCGCGTTCTTGGGCGGCAAGATCATCGGCGTAACCTCGTACGGATACGACTATCCCTGGGAAGCGTGCATCGATGCGGGCTTCTACACGCGCGTCGACCTGTATACGAGCTTCATCGACCAATACACGCGCTGA